A window from Triticum aestivum cultivar Chinese Spring chromosome 6D, IWGSC CS RefSeq v2.1, whole genome shotgun sequence encodes these proteins:
- the LOC123143076 gene encoding uncharacterized protein: protein MPSPSLLLPPLRPRLAASSPSPRYPPHVLRTLPPLAPAPRLALPAAAARSGGGGDREGNRGAAGDRERVIPIARCYEAGLARLEVSGAARREQAIAAAAAADGGAAAEAHLGAGSEAMVMEAFLPGAGGAASTRVILQAKEVKEKAAKIKKDFGDDIFSENEPDSESILAMALKQVVMHKLSNYRLEIFSPGSGRDFQDWSKPRKVPVDFSISSSDGKLLSALAEAIFSCVIEDTEKSYFGGTGGFFQSQKLNCSSDSTVCVHRISEAEVANNARRCLESFNLTKSSHEVGRLKNVWWPAPKYGRLAEIGSPDFILWAHEFVPSYKLQINANAFENTKLEGCHELVNNRWEVPISHFQLVELGNVVDMYFEDQFTIPGKTFRSHWNAEPSKIRRNNGYLNNLFSFLAGCSVIFIVGVVAQLCWPQSLKGKRLFMGSSPTSSSQSYCSDVHSLDNSEVRGYCISVVKKIKDSCGCPGDIVVDENIGAWIGELPDCFKAINFGDNAASDDAQYSRTVIKENKNPLVSTATGMTSHLEQNDNTQESLQNIASFQVVMSEEGKLVGFQPTSRLAVNHWAKNPLAALLYEGRKLSPAFLEPRLKISRPAKVVPIELLMSVNSESFFALARPIQDPC from the exons ATGCCATctccgtccctcctcctcccgcctctccgcccgcgcctcgccgcctcctccccctccccccgctACCCGCCCCACGTTCTCAGAACCCTACCACCGCTGGCCCCCGCTCCTCGCCTAGCCCTCCCCGCCGCGGCGGCCCGCTCCGGCGGGGGCGGTGACCGCGAGGGAAACCGGGGCGCGGCGGGGGACCGCGAGCGCGTCATCCCCATCGCGCGGTGCTACGAGGCGGGCCTCGCACGGCTCGAGGTCTCCGGCGCCGCGCGGCGGGAGCAGGCCatcgcggccgcggcggcggccgacggCGGGGCGGCCGCGGAGGCGCACCTCGGCGCCGGCTCCGAGGCCATGGTCATGGAGGCCTTCCTCCCCGGAGCCGGTGGCGCCGCGTCCACTCGGGTG ATTTTGCAAGCCAAGGAAGTCAAAGAGAAGGCCGCTAAGATAAAGAAGGACTTTGGTGATGATATTTTCTCTGAAAATGAACCTGATTCCGAGAGTATCTTGGCCATGGCTCTTAAGCAAGTTGTGATGCACAAGCTTTCAAACTACCGGCTAGAAATCTTCTCCCCGGGTTCAGGGAGGGACTTCCAGGATTGGAGCAAACCCCGAAAG GTTCCTGTGGATTTCAGCATCAGTTCATCGGATGGAAAACTTCTATCCGCTCTTGCTGAAGCAATTTTCTCATGTGTCATTGAGGATACCGAAAAGAGTTACTTCGGTGGCACAGGTGGATTTTTCCAATCGCAGAAGCTGAACTGCTCATCTGATTCCACTGTTTGTGTACACAGAATTTCCGAGGCAGAAGTTGCAAATAATGCTAGGAGATGCTTGGAGAGTTTTAATCTTACCAAGTCCTCTCATGAAGTGGGCAGATTAAAGAATGTGTGGTGGCCAGCCCCAAAATATGGAAGGTTGGCGGAGATCGGCAGTCCTGATTTTATCCTTTGGGCCCATGAGTTTGTTCCTTCTTATAAACTGCAAATTAATGCCAATGCATTCGAGAATACAAAGCTTGAGGGCTGTCATGAGTTAGTAAATAATAGGTGGGAAGTTCCCATATCCCACTTCCAACTG GTGGAACTAGGGAATGTTGTTGACATGTATTTTGAAGATCAATTTACGATTCCTGGAAAAACTTTCCGTTCTCACTGGAATGCAGAACCATCCAAGATTAGAAGGAACAAT GGTTATTTGAACAACCTTTTTTCTTTCTTGGCTGGTTGTTCTGTTATTTTTATTGTCGGCGTCGTTGCTCAGTTATGCTGGCCTCAATCTCTTAAAGGCAAAAGGTTGTTTATGGGCAGTTCACCCACCTCATCATCACAGAGCTATTGTTCTGATGTTCATTCTCTGGATAATAGTGAG GTACGAGGTTATTGCATATCTGTTGTTAAGAAAATAAAAGATTCATGTGGTTGCCCTGGGGATATAGTGGTTGATGAAAATATTGGTGcttggattggagaattgcctgaCTGCTTCAAGGCCATCAATTTTGGCGATAATGCTGCTTCTGATGATGCTCAGTATTCCCGTACTGTTATCAAAGAAAATAAGAACCCATTGGTATCAACTGCCACCGGGATGACTTCTCATCTGGAACAAAACGATAATACCCAGGAAAGTCTGCAGAACATTGCTAGCTTTCAG GTGGTGATGTCAGAAGAAGGTAAATTGGTAGGTTTTCAGCCAACAAGCCGCCTAGCTGTGAACCATTGGGCCAAAAATCCACTAGCAGCACTGCTGTATGAGGGGCGGAAGCTTTCTCCAG CCTTTCTGGAGCCTAGGCTTAAAATTTCCCGTCCTGCTAAGGTTGTCCCAATTGAGTTGTTGATGTCGGTAAATTCAGAATCTTTTTTTGCTTTGGCGAGGCCTATTCAAGATCCATGCTAA
- the LOC123143077 gene encoding GDSL esterase/lipase At5g45950, which translates to MRRPAVVAVALLLLIAWQPSPGRTAAALDEQDDDPPARSLPPPPDEQDDDPPTRSMPPSSDEQEDNPPVQSMPPPPSDEQEDNPPVRSMPPPPSDEQDNPSWPGLPLLPPPPPPEESDAPGVPSLPGSMPPPPPPPAEPAAPPTRPRRARLPPRQDDPPEPEPPELPRHRRTPKDPTPPRTVVPPQEPGWAAVPLPMPPMPAPGRPINYSTTGWTTMLVFGDSTVDPGNNNRLQTMMRANFLPYGAGFLGGRPTGRFSNGRLITDILAERLGVARSLPGFREPRLRPRQLRRGVSFASAGSGYDDATARISNTLSFSNQVEDLWRYRRNLQRLVGPRRAGQLLRRATFVISAGTTDLFNHYLATNRSGTESWPPYENLLITRVANYTQAMRALGGRRFVFVGVPPVGCLPLVRTLLGTGAETCHENMNSMATSFNRRLGEVVRFLRNQRDIRATFIDVYPIVSMATIDPKNFGLTETSRGCCGTGVIEVGQTCRGRLTCTDPSKYMYWDAVHQTERMNQIITDYVIMNSIGEIYA; encoded by the exons ATGAGGAGGCCGGCGGTGGTTGCGGTGGCACTGCTCCTCCTCATCGCATGGCAGCCGTCGCCGGGGAGGACGGCGGCCGCGCTGGACGAGCAGGACGATGATCCTCCCGCGCGCAGCCTGCCGCCGCCCCCGGACGAGCAGGACGACGATCCGCCCACACGAAGCATGCCGCCGTCGTCGGACGAGCAGGAGGACAATCCGCCTGTGCAaagcatgccgccgccgccgtcggacgAGCAGGAGGACAATCCACCTGTGCGaagcatgccgccgccgccgtcggacgAGCAGGACAATCCATCCTGGCCTGGGCTTCCATtgttgccgccgccgcccccgccggagGAGTCCGATGCGCCAGGAGTACCCTCGCTGCCGggctccatgccgccgccgccgccaccaccggcggAACCAGCAGCGCCGCCGACTCGCCCACGGCGTGCGCGGCTGCCGCCGAGGCAGGACGATCCGCCGGAACCTGAGCCGCCGGAGCTGCCTCGCCATAGGCGGACGCCGAAGGATCCGACGCCGCCACGGACGGTGGTGCCACCGCAGGAACCGGGGTGGGCCGCGGTGCCGCTGCCGATGCCACCAATGCCGGCTCCTGGGAGGCCGATCAACTATAGCACCACCGGCTGGACGACCATGCTGGTGTTCGGGGACTCGACGGTGGACCCCGGGAACAACAACCGGCTGCAGACGATGATGAGGGCCAACTTCCTGCCGTACGGCGCGGGGTTCCTTGGCGGCAGGCCCACCGGCCGGTTCAGCAACGGCAGGCTCATCACTGACATACTCG CGGAAAGACTAGGTGTAGCGAGGAGCCTTCCAGGTTTCCGCGAGCCAAGGTTGAGGCCAAGGCAGCTCAGAAGGGGTGTGAGTTTTGCATCAGCAGGCTCCGGATACGATGATGCGACCGCCAGGATATCG AATACACTATCATTTTCCAATCAAGTCGAGGACCTATGGCGTTACAGAAGAAACCTCCAAAGATTAGTGGGACCAAGAAGAGCTGGTCAACTTCTCAGGAGGGCTACATTCGTCATAAGTGCTGGAACAACCGATCTGTTTAACCACTATCTTGCCACAAACCGTTCAGGAACAGAGAGTTGGCCGCCGTATGAGAACCTACTGATAACACGTGTCGCTAACTATACCCAG GCAATGAGAGCACTTGGAGGAAGGAGATTTGTATTTGTTGGAGTGCCCCCAGTTGGGTGTTTGCCACTTGTTAGAACCTTGCTAGGCACGGGTGCAGAAACATGCCATGAAAACATGAACTCCATGGCAACTTCATTCAACAGAAGGCTAGGTGAAGTGGTGCGCTTTCTGAGGAACCAACGAGATATCAGAGCTACTTTTATTGACGTTTATCCAATCGTAAGCATGGCGACAATAGACCCCAAAAACTTTG GGCTGACAGAGACATCAAGAGGCTGCTGTGGAACAGGGGTTATTGAAGTTGGGCAAACATGCAGAGGCCGATTAACATGCACAGATCCCAGCAAGTACATGTACTGGGATGCTGTCCACCAAACAGAGAGAATGAACCAAATCATCACTGATTACGTGATTATGAATTCAATTGGAGAAATTTATGCCTAG
- the LOC123143078 gene encoding uncharacterized protein isoform X2, translated as MEDENLLGEILLRVAPLPSSLLRASLVSKQWERLAAAPAFHRRFVAHHRQPPILGVFGQQGRELVFTSLLDAPDRIPRERFSLRPGGHGDEIDFWALLGCRHGRVLFVSTFRRALLVFDPVSGDRRRVAIPLDFAWYVLGGAVLCAAGDDQDHVHGDCHSSPFKVVLVGTRLNHPAIAQVYSSETGMWGDLVSTTKPCDGLTDSFPCTLVGNVLYWWLYGHNNGILEFDMHSQTLAVTEGPSHADIDSINSRIIRGEDGGVGIAVFSYLSLKMWKRKVGSGQGRKL; from the exons ATGGAGGACGAGAACCTCCTCGGCGAGATCCTCCTCCGCGTCGCCCCGCTGCCCTCCTCGCTCCTCCGCGCCTCCCTCGTCTCCAAGCAATgggagcgcctcgccgccgcgcccgcctTCCACCGCCGCTTCGTCGCGCACCACCGGCAGCCCCCCATCCTCGGCGTCTTCGGGCAGCAAGGCCGGGAGCTGGTGTTCACCTCCCTTCTCGACGCTCCCGACCGCATCCCGCGGGAGCGCTTCTCGCTGCGACCCGGCGGCCACGGCGACGAGATTGATTTCTGGGCTCTGCTCGGGTGCCGCCATGGGCGCGTTCTCTTCGTCAGCACGTTTCGTCGTGCGCTCCTTGTGTTTGACCCCGTCTCCGGCGACCGCCGCCGCGTGGCCATTCCGCTGGATTTCGCCTGGTATGTCTTGGGTGGAGCTGTGCTCTGCGCCGCCGGCGACGACCAGGACCACGTGCACGGAGACTGCCACTCGAGCCCCTTTAAGGTGGTCCTGGTAGGCACCAGATTGAACCACCCAGCCATAGCCCAGGTCTACTCCTCGGAGACTGGCATGTGGGGCGATCTTGTCTCGACCACAAAACCATGCGACGGCCTCACTGACAGTTTCCCCTGTACCCTTGTCGGCAATGTCCTTTATTGGTGGTTGTATGGGCATAACAATGGCATACTCGAGTTCGATATGCATAGCCAGACACTAGCTGTGACCGAGGGGCCATCTCATGCGGACATTGACTCTATCAACAGCCGGATCATCAGGGGGGAGGATGGTGGTGTTGGCATCGCAGTATTTTCGTATCTGAGCTTGAAAATGTGGAAACGCAAG GTCGGATCAGGACAGGGAAGGAAGCTATAG
- the LOC123143078 gene encoding uncharacterized protein isoform X1, whose translation MEDENLLGEILLRVAPLPSSLLRASLVSKQWERLAAAPAFHRRFVAHHRQPPILGVFGQQGRELVFTSLLDAPDRIPRERFSLRPGGHGDEIDFWALLGCRHGRVLFVSTFRRALLVFDPVSGDRRRVAIPLDFAWYVLGGAVLCAAGDDQDHVHGDCHSSPFKVVLVGTRLNHPAIAQVYSSETGMWGDLVSTTKPCDGLTDSFPCTLVGNVLYWWLYGHNNGILEFDMHSQTLAVTEGPSHADIDSINSRIIRGEDGGVGIAVFSYLSLKMWKRKVSSQGIHTWVLPKIVIVHKIIDLTHPIKAMDAIVGYSEVAGVDFISLPCCSGRIRTGKEAIVGYSEDAHALFIKVSCCSGPHTFIVELESMQSRKINQSFLENSYHPFTDFFTAGTVRA comes from the exons ATGGAGGACGAGAACCTCCTCGGCGAGATCCTCCTCCGCGTCGCCCCGCTGCCCTCCTCGCTCCTCCGCGCCTCCCTCGTCTCCAAGCAATgggagcgcctcgccgccgcgcccgcctTCCACCGCCGCTTCGTCGCGCACCACCGGCAGCCCCCCATCCTCGGCGTCTTCGGGCAGCAAGGCCGGGAGCTGGTGTTCACCTCCCTTCTCGACGCTCCCGACCGCATCCCGCGGGAGCGCTTCTCGCTGCGACCCGGCGGCCACGGCGACGAGATTGATTTCTGGGCTCTGCTCGGGTGCCGCCATGGGCGCGTTCTCTTCGTCAGCACGTTTCGTCGTGCGCTCCTTGTGTTTGACCCCGTCTCCGGCGACCGCCGCCGCGTGGCCATTCCGCTGGATTTCGCCTGGTATGTCTTGGGTGGAGCTGTGCTCTGCGCCGCCGGCGACGACCAGGACCACGTGCACGGAGACTGCCACTCGAGCCCCTTTAAGGTGGTCCTGGTAGGCACCAGATTGAACCACCCAGCCATAGCCCAGGTCTACTCCTCGGAGACTGGCATGTGGGGCGATCTTGTCTCGACCACAAAACCATGCGACGGCCTCACTGACAGTTTCCCCTGTACCCTTGTCGGCAATGTCCTTTATTGGTGGTTGTATGGGCATAACAATGGCATACTCGAGTTCGATATGCATAGCCAGACACTAGCTGTGACCGAGGGGCCATCTCATGCGGACATTGACTCTATCAACAGCCGGATCATCAGGGGGGAGGATGGTGGTGTTGGCATCGCAGTATTTTCGTATCTGAGCTTGAAAATGTGGAAACGCAAGGTCAGTAGTCAGGGTATTCACACATGGGTGCTGCCGAAGATTGTTATCGTGCACAAGATCATTGATCTTACACATCCGATCAAGGCAATGGACGCTATAGTGGGGTACTCAGAGGTTGCTGGTGTGGATTTTATATCGCTGCCTTGCTGTTCAGGTCGGATCAGGACAGGGAAGGAAGCTATAGTGGGGTACTCAGAGGATGCTCATGCGCTTTTTATAAAGGTGTCTTGCTGTTCAGGACCCCATACCTTCATTGTTGAACTTGAGTCAATGCAGTCCAGGAAAATTAATCAAAGTTTTTTGGAGAATTCCTATCATCCGTTCACAGATTTCTTCACTGCAG GTACTGTTCGAGCGTGA
- the LOC123140763 gene encoding uncharacterized protein → MERTTSAEDLTQQLPDDLLANVFRRLRTTSPSLAASRCVCKAWRAIIDGRRLLKDLPSYSLTGIFFHLNGEPLPRYFSPASSSVNIDPLDYVDTGSDAIKCLAITQHCNGLLLLNDGDCKESWVLNPATRQWTHLPTPPPMCTPGMEDVDHVDRYMDFHDRYLVFDPAVSPHYEVFLSKYVPFIPLSDINKLVDPRIQEREWPPSIFVLLVFSSRTTRWEERSFVREGEAAGTIRNMLHVPPSNHWYAAYWQGSLYYRQHGVFMRVNLSNHNYQVIKPPKGSQKYLFGHYLGKSKNGVYCALDHGPKLRIWYLVETGDQIKWVLKCSINDSSYHKTLLGFHPNKETVFVFQRPSKRVMAYHFNSSKTEDFGPLTADRVWLAFPYTLCLMGELSSNKQ, encoded by the exons ATGGAGAGGACGACGTCGGCGGAGGATCTGACGCAGCAACTACCCGACGACCTGCTCGCCAATGTCTTCCGCCGCCTCCGGACTACGTCGCCCAGCCTCGCCGCGTCCCGGTGCGTCTGCAAGGCGTGGCGTGCCATCATCGACGGCCGCCGGCTGCTCAAGGACCTCCCGTCCTACTCGCTGACCGGTATATTCTTCCACCTGAACGGCGAGCCGCTCCCCAGATACTTCTCGCCCGCCTCATCGTCCGTGAACATCGACCCGTTGGACTACGTGGATACCGGCTCCGATGCCATTAAGTGCTTGGCAATCACGCAGCACTGCAACGGCCTCCTCCTGCTCAACGACGGCGACTGTAAAGAGTCATGGGTGCTTAATCCCGCTACACGGCAGTGGACGCACCTGCCTACTCCTCCACCCATGTGCACACCGGGCATGGAGGACGTTGATCATGTAGATCGTTACATGGACTTCCATGATCGATACCTCGTGTTTGATCCCGCGGTGTCACCGCACTATGAGGTCTTCTTAAGCAAGTACGTTCCCTTTATTCCGTTGTCAGATATTAACAAATTGGTGGATCCTCGTATACAAGAGAGAGAATGGCCACCGTCGATTTTTGTTTTGCTTGTCTTCTCGTCGAGGACAACGAGGTGGGAGGAGAGATCTTTTGTTCGTGAAGGGGAGGCCGCGGGGACCATCCGCAACATGTTACACGTTCCTCCGTCCAACCACTGGTATGCCGCATACTGGCAGGGATCACTTTACTACCGCCAACATGGCGTGTTCATGAG AGTAAACTTGTCAAACCATAATTACCAAGTAATTAAGCCGCCGAAAGGTTCCCAGAAATATCTTTTTGGCCATTATTTAGGAAAATCTAAGAATGGTGTATATTGTGCATTAGATCATGGCCCCAAACTTCGGATTTGGTACCTCGTCGAAACAGGTGATCAGATAAAATGGGTCTTAAAGTGCAGCATCAACGATAGTTCTTACCACAAAACTCTACTTGGATTTCATCCAAACAAAGAGACCGTCTTTGTCTTCCAAAGACCCTCCAAAAGAGTAATGGCTTACCATTTCAATAGCTCCAAGACCGAAGACTTTGGCCCCTTAACTGCAGACCGCGTATGGCTGGCTTTCCCATACACATTGTGTTTGATGGGAGAGCTTTCAAGCAACAAGCAGTAG